The genomic window CTGGCGGCTGCGATTGATCGCACGTTTGAGCAAGCAAACGCTGAGGGGCGCATCTGCCTGCTCCCCTATGTGATGGCTGGCTATCCTGACGCGGCGACCAGCGAGGCGCTGGCGCTGGGCCTGGCGCACGCGGGCGCGGATGTGTTGGAACTGGGGATACCGTTTTCTGATCCGCTGGCGGATGGCGCGACGATTCAACACGCCGGGCAGGTGGCCTTGCAGGGCAGCATGACGCCCGCCGGGGCGCTGGAACTGGCGGAAAGGATTCATCGCCAGGTTGCCACGCCGCTGGTGCTGATGGGCTACTATAACCCGATTCTGGCGTTCGGGCTGGAGCATTATTGTGAAGCGGCGGCGCTGGCGGGCGTCTCCGGCCTGATTGTGCCTGATCTGCCGCCAGAAGAGGCTGAGCCGCTGCTGCGCTCGGCCAATCGCGCCGGGATGTGCCTGATCTTTCTGGTGACGCCGACCAGCACGACAGAACGGCTGGCGCAGGTGGCGGCGGCGGTACACAGGCAGAACAGCGGCTTTGTCTATTGCGTTTCCCTCAGCGGCGTGACCGGCGCGCGCGGCGAACTGTCGGCGTATCTGCCGGAGTTTCTGGCGCGGGTGCGCGAGCAGATACGTTTGCCGCTGGCGGTGGGCTTTGGCATCTCCACGCCAGCGCATGTGGCGGCGCTGACCGAGATAGCCGATGGGGTCGTGATCGCCAGCAAGCTGATTGACACGCATGATCGCGCGACGCCAGGCCAGGGGGTGGCCGAGACCATACGCTATTTCGAGACGCTGCGCGCTGCCGCTGTGCGCGCTCATGTGTAGGAAAACCGGGGGCGCTGCCACGCTCTTTGAGGTGGCGGCGCCCTTTCTCTGCAAATCGCTCCCTTCCGCGCTCGCTTTATCGGTCTCGCTATGTTACAATTGAGACAAGGGCCAGGGGAAATAGCATACGCTTCTCTTTTGCCACGATGCTGTGGTACTGCTCTTATCCATTCTCTTTCTCCAACAGCGGGTCCAATGATGGGCGCGCGCCTGCTTCCTCCTGCATGGTCCATATTTTTACGACAGAAGTCATTGGAGCGACACACAGCGATGCCAGGCTGCAATTTCGCCAGGAGGTGTCGTTTTCAGAGACGGAAGGAGCTACATGAGCGGTTATAGTACAATCACCGGCTGGGGCAAGTATGTGCCTGCCAAAGTCCTCTCCAATGCCGACCTGGAGAAGATGGTCGAGACTTCGGATGAGTGGATTGTTTCGCGCACGGGCATTCGAGAGCGGCGCATTGCCGGACCAGAAGAGACGGCCTCGACGATGGGGCTGGCCGCCGCGCGCGACGCGCTGAAGGTAGCCGGGATCGAAGGCAAAGACCTGGGCATGATTATCGTCGCTACGGTCTGCCCGGATTATCACTTCCCCAGTGTGGGCTGCATCGTGCAGGCGCAGCTTGGTGCGCAGTGCGGAGCGTTCGATCTTGAGGCGGCGTGCAGTGGGTTTCTCTATGCCCTTTCGATTGCTCAGCAGTTCACCAGCAGCGGCGCGGCTAAACATGTGCTGGTGATTGGCGTGGAAAAGCTCTCGATGTATGTTGATTATACCGACCGCGCGACCTGTGTCCTCTTTGGGGACGGCGCGGGCGCGGCGGTGGTCAGCGCCAGCGATACTCCTGGCGGCTTCCACTCCTTCACGCTTGGGTCGGATGGCGCGCGTCCCGAACTGCTGTATGTCCCCACTGGCGGCAGCGCCGAGCCGATTACCGAAGAAAGTCTCCGTCAGGGGCGGCACTGCATCAAGATGATCGGGTCTGAGGTCTTCAAGTTTGCTACCCGCGCGATGGACTCCGCGACGGATAAGGTGATCGGCGAAGCGGGCATTACGCCTGACGAGATCGATCTGTTTTTGCCGCATCAGGCGAACCAGCGCATTATCGAGGCGACGGCGAAGCGGCTGGGCCTGCCGTCGGAAAAGGTCTTTCTCAATATTGATCGCTACGGTAATACCTCGGCGGCGTCGATCCCCATTGCGCTGTGCGAGGCGATTGAGCAAGGGAAGGTCTGGCCGGGCGCGAAGGTGGTCTTCGCGGCCTTTGGCGGCGGCCTGACCTGGGGCGCGGCAGCCATGACCTGGACGGCTCCTGTTCCAGGGACGCTGAGCGCGGCTGCATCGCGCAGCAGCGCGGCAGCCAGCAGCCGCTGATAACAGCCGGAGCGTTGGTCCTGTAACGCCGCCTTCCAGGTGGATCGCCGATTGGTCGCCTGGAAGGCGGCGCTGTAATTGGTTATGATGCGTCCGGCCCGTCATGTATCGGCCCGACCCCCTGGATTTTGAGCAGGTAGATGAAGCCATCGAGCGTCTCGCCGCCAGCAACCCGGATGCGCGGAAGCTCATAGGGATGCCGGGCCTTCTGCATGACGGACTCAGCCCCTGGGTCAAGCAGCGCGCCGATATAGCCATCCTGGCGGAGCAGCGAGGTAATGAACTGCTGTCGTTCGAGGCTGCCGTGATGGAACGGTTCGCCGGAGGGATAGCAGAAGAACTGGATGGGGGCGCTAAGCTGTTGTTCCAATGTGGCCTGGGAGTCCAGCAGTTCTGTCCTGGCTGTTTGGGGCGACGCCGAGGCCAGGCTGATGTGATGAATGGTATGGGAGCCGATCTCCATACCTGCTGCGGCCATCTGGCGAATCTGGTCCCAGGTCAGGTAGCGCCCGCCAATCATGCCGGTGATAATGTTCATTTCAGCGACAAAATGATGCTGCTGGAGGATGGGGAAGGCGTCGGTGTAGGTATCCTCGTAGCCATCATCAAAGCTGATGACGATAGGCTGCCTGGGCAGCGGCAGACCATAGTAGAGGCTGTCGAAGATGTCGGTGAGTGTAATGGGATGGTAGTCGTTCTTTGCCAGGTAATTCATCTGAGCCGCGAAGTCGGGCGTTGTGACGGTCAGGCCGAAGTCCAGAGCATTTTTTGTGGGCCTGGCTGAGACGTGGTGGTACATCAGGATCGGAACCCTGGCGCTTGTAGACATGGCTTTCGCTGGCGCCAGGATCGGCGCGTCCTGGTCGAGCGGCCCGGCCAGCAGCACGCGCCAGAGGCCCCTGCTTTTCACTTCGGCAAACGCCAGA from Ktedonobacterales bacterium includes these protein-coding regions:
- the trpA gene encoding tryptophan synthase subunit alpha gives rise to the protein MMPDEKLNAPDAAAGADLPASSGLRLAAAIDRTFEQANAEGRICLLPYVMAGYPDAATSEALALGLAHAGADVLELGIPFSDPLADGATIQHAGQVALQGSMTPAGALELAERIHRQVATPLVLMGYYNPILAFGLEHYCEAAALAGVSGLIVPDLPPEEAEPLLRSANRAGMCLIFLVTPTSTTERLAQVAAAVHRQNSGFVYCVSLSGVTGARGELSAYLPEFLARVREQIRLPLAVGFGISTPAHVAALTEIADGVVIASKLIDTHDRATPGQGVAETIRYFETLRAAAVRAHV
- a CDS encoding beta-ketoacyl-ACP synthase III → MSGYSTITGWGKYVPAKVLSNADLEKMVETSDEWIVSRTGIRERRIAGPEETASTMGLAAARDALKVAGIEGKDLGMIIVATVCPDYHFPSVGCIVQAQLGAQCGAFDLEAACSGFLYALSIAQQFTSSGAAKHVLVIGVEKLSMYVDYTDRATCVLFGDGAGAAVVSASDTPGGFHSFTLGSDGARPELLYVPTGGSAEPITEESLRQGRHCIKMIGSEVFKFATRAMDSATDKVIGEAGITPDEIDLFLPHQANQRIIEATAKRLGLPSEKVFLNIDRYGNTSAASIPIALCEAIEQGKVWPGAKVVFAAFGGGLTWGAAAMTWTAPVPGTLSAAASRSSAAASSR
- a CDS encoding polysaccharide deacetylase family protein, translating into MSMLETRQGKASQSVKSRPSPRYPERQRIFVSGSAVLLSALAAICLTQFGLISCIRSQITSTLTMALVDGAIEDAQTGQPLSDLPITARISSFHTQTTTDAQGHFSLRAPHSSQLIISALNYDAQPITPGRALTIKLVPDPSETARRYMNAFMQQNDNRLWNMTHPDAQALWGSEAAFVSFLTRKFGSLPRLSYHIGQAKILAPWIDPDTTGLYNIAAVLPVSLVLGASKGILSSPSEQAAVNCLFNHLAFAEVKSRGLWRVLLAGPLDQDAPILAPAKAMSTSARVPILMYHHVSARPTKNALDFGLTVTTPDFAAQMNYLAKNDYHPITLTDIFDSLYYGLPLPRQPIVISFDDGYEDTYTDAFPILQQHHFVAEMNIITGMIGGRYLTWDQIRQMAAAGMEIGSHTIHHISLASASPQTARTELLDSQATLEQQLSAPIQFFCYPSGEPFHHGSLERQQFITSLLRQDGYIGALLDPGAESVMQKARHPYELPRIRVAGGETLDGFIYLLKIQGVGPIHDGPDAS